Proteins from one Mycobacterium sp. SMC-2 genomic window:
- a CDS encoding virulence factor Mce family protein, which produces MQKNLNGVAVRLGVFLTVCLLTAALLVAVFGEVRFGDGTTYYAEFTNVSNLREGKLVRIAGVEVGKVENISINPDATVRVEFTADNSVTLTQGTRAVIRYDNLFGDRYLALEDGPGGLAALAPRQTIPLNRTKPALDLDALIGGFKPLFRALNPDQVNALSEQLLQTLQGQGPTIASFLNQAAAVTNTLADRDQLIGQVVDNLNVVLGSLGDQSDRLDKAVTSLSQLVHGLAERKTDISNAVAYTNAATGSITDLLARARAPFSKVVHETDRVADIALADHDYLDNLLNTLPDKYQALVRQGMYGDFFAFYLCDVVLKVNGKGGQPVYIKVAGQATGRCAPK; this is translated from the coding sequence ATGCAGAAGAACCTGAACGGCGTCGCGGTGCGCCTCGGTGTCTTCCTGACGGTTTGCCTGCTGACCGCGGCCCTGCTGGTTGCCGTTTTCGGGGAAGTGCGGTTCGGCGACGGCACGACGTACTACGCCGAGTTCACCAACGTGTCCAACCTCAGGGAGGGCAAGCTGGTCCGCATCGCCGGCGTTGAAGTCGGCAAGGTCGAGAACATCTCCATCAACCCGGACGCGACCGTGCGCGTCGAGTTCACCGCCGACAACTCAGTCACCCTCACGCAAGGCACACGGGCGGTGATCCGGTACGACAACCTTTTCGGCGACCGCTATCTCGCGCTGGAAGATGGACCCGGAGGTCTCGCCGCCCTTGCTCCGCGGCAAACAATTCCGCTGAACCGCACCAAACCGGCCCTGGACCTCGACGCCCTGATCGGCGGCTTCAAGCCACTGTTTCGCGCACTGAACCCCGATCAGGTCAACGCGCTCAGCGAACAGCTGCTGCAGACGTTGCAAGGACAGGGCCCCACGATCGCGTCATTTCTGAATCAGGCCGCGGCCGTAACCAATACATTGGCGGACCGCGATCAGCTCATCGGGCAGGTGGTCGACAACCTCAACGTGGTGCTGGGTTCGCTCGGGGACCAGAGCGATCGGCTGGACAAAGCGGTGACATCGTTATCTCAGTTGGTGCACGGGCTCGCCGAACGCAAGACCGACATCTCGAATGCGGTGGCCTACACGAATGCGGCCACCGGATCCATCACCGACCTGCTGGCGCGAGCCCGTGCTCCGTTTTCGAAGGTGGTTCACGAGACCGATCGGGTCGCGGACATCGCCCTCGCCGACCACGACTATCTCGACAATCTGCTCAACACGCTGCCGGACAAGTACCAGGCGCTGGTCCGCCAGGGTATGTATGGCGACTTCTTCGCGTTCTACCTGTGCGATGTCGTGCTCAAGGTCAACGGCAAGGGAGGTCAGCCCGTGTACATCAAGGTGGCCGGCCAGGCTACCGGGCGGTGCGCACCGAAATGA
- a CDS encoding virulence factor Mce family protein, whose translation MRSHAERKRLIIGAFGIATIAGLVLAALQFQNLPFLDHGKSVSAYFADAGGLRTDNTVEVSGYPVGKVSSIELDGPGVLVKFHIDNNIRLGSRTEVAIKTKGLLGSKFLDVIPRGEGRLDGPIPIERTMSPYQLPDALGDLASTISGLNTNQLSESLDTMAQTFADTPGDFRNAMKGVSRLAQTLDERDSQLRGLLDNAAKATGVLAKRTDQIVTLVHATNALLAQLRTQSAALDQLWTNISSVSRQLQGFIAENRQQLRPALDKLNGVLAIIENRKERVRQAIPLINSYVMSLGESLSSGPFFKAYVVNLLPGQFVQPFISAAFSDLGLDPATLLPSQLTDPPTGQPGTPALPVPYPRTGQGGDPRLNLPDAITGNPGDRPCGLPGMPMPGPGCYPYREPPPAPPPGGPPPGPPAQQPGGNP comes from the coding sequence ATGAGATCACACGCGGAACGCAAGCGGCTGATCATCGGCGCCTTCGGCATCGCGACCATCGCCGGACTTGTCTTGGCCGCCTTGCAATTTCAGAATCTTCCCTTTCTCGATCACGGTAAGAGCGTCTCGGCCTATTTCGCCGACGCAGGTGGGCTGCGCACCGACAACACCGTAGAAGTCTCGGGCTATCCGGTGGGGAAGGTCTCCAGCATCGAACTCGATGGGCCCGGTGTGCTGGTGAAGTTCCACATTGACAACAACATTCGACTCGGAAGCCGCACCGAGGTGGCAATCAAGACCAAGGGGCTGTTAGGCAGCAAGTTCCTTGACGTCATACCCCGTGGCGAGGGCCGGCTCGACGGACCCATCCCGATCGAGCGGACGATGTCGCCCTACCAGCTGCCCGATGCGCTGGGCGACCTGGCCAGCACGATCAGCGGGCTGAACACCAACCAGCTGTCGGAATCGCTGGACACGATGGCGCAAACCTTTGCCGATACGCCGGGGGATTTCCGCAACGCGATGAAAGGCGTGTCCCGGCTTGCCCAAACGCTCGACGAGCGCGACAGCCAACTACGTGGACTGCTCGACAACGCCGCCAAAGCGACGGGAGTCCTGGCCAAGCGCACCGACCAGATCGTCACCCTGGTACACGCCACCAACGCGCTGTTGGCGCAGCTGCGGACGCAAAGCGCTGCCCTGGACCAGCTCTGGACCAACATCTCGTCGGTGTCACGGCAATTGCAGGGCTTCATCGCCGAGAACCGACAGCAGCTGAGACCGGCGCTGGACAAGCTCAACGGGGTGTTGGCCATCATCGAAAACCGCAAGGAACGGGTGCGGCAGGCTATCCCGCTGATCAACTCCTACGTCATGTCGCTCGGCGAATCACTTTCGTCTGGCCCGTTCTTCAAGGCCTACGTGGTGAATCTGCTGCCCGGCCAATTCGTGCAGCCGTTCATCAGCGCCGCGTTCTCCGACCTGGGGCTGGACCCGGCCACATTGCTCCCCTCGCAGCTGACTGACCCGCCGACCGGCCAACCCGGAACTCCGGCGTTGCCGGTCCCATACCCGCGGACAGGCCAGGGTGGCGATCCGCGGTTGAACCTGCCCGACGCGATCACCGGCAATCCCGGTGACCGTCCATGCGGGTTGCCGGGCATGCCGATGCCCGGGCCCGGCTGCTACCCCTACCGGGAGCCGCCGCCCGCCCCGCCGCCCGGCGGTCCACCACCCGGGCCGCCCGCGCAACAGCCCGGAGGGAACCCGTGA
- a CDS encoding virulence factor Mce family protein, giving the protein MTTKLLRSRSALATTLILVLVAGVVVALRTAGEAARSVVVAYFDNSNGVFAGDDVRIRGVPVGKILKIEPQPLRAKISFSFDRRYKVPANAKAVILSPQLVTGRAIQLTPPYTGGPTMGDGAVIPQDRTAVPVEWDDLRAQLQRLTELLKPTRPGGVSTLGALINTAADNLRGQGPTIRDTIIKLSQAVSALGDHSKDIFSTLKNLSVLVTALHDSADLLEQLNHNLSAVSAVLADDPNKVAQAAEDLNAVVGDVQSFAAENREAIGTASDKLTSISNTLVASLGDIKQTLHISPTVLQNFNNIFEPANGSLTGALAGNNMANPIAFLCGAIQAASRLGGEQAAKLCVQYMAPIVKNRQYNYPPIGENLFVGAQARPNEVTYSEDWMRPDYVPPAGDSPPAAPPAPDTPASATVATDPAAGLRGLMTPPGGGS; this is encoded by the coding sequence GTGACGACCAAGCTGCTGCGTTCCCGGTCCGCGCTGGCGACCACCCTCATCCTGGTGCTCGTCGCGGGCGTCGTCGTCGCGCTGCGAACCGCGGGCGAGGCCGCCCGCTCCGTCGTGGTCGCGTACTTCGACAACAGCAACGGGGTGTTCGCCGGTGACGACGTGCGCATCCGGGGTGTACCGGTCGGCAAGATACTCAAGATCGAACCGCAGCCGCTGCGGGCCAAAATCTCGTTCTCGTTCGACCGCAGGTACAAGGTCCCTGCGAATGCCAAGGCCGTGATCCTGTCACCGCAACTCGTGACCGGCCGGGCCATCCAGTTGACCCCGCCGTACACGGGCGGGCCCACCATGGGCGATGGCGCGGTCATCCCGCAGGACCGCACCGCGGTGCCCGTCGAATGGGATGACCTTCGTGCACAACTTCAGCGGTTGACCGAGTTGTTGAAGCCCACCCGGCCAGGCGGGGTCAGCACGCTCGGTGCGTTGATCAATACCGCCGCCGACAACCTGCGCGGGCAAGGACCCACGATCCGGGACACCATTATCAAACTGTCGCAGGCCGTTTCGGCGCTCGGCGACCACAGCAAGGACATCTTCTCCACCCTGAAGAATCTGTCGGTACTGGTTACCGCGCTCCACGACAGTGCCGATCTGCTCGAGCAACTGAACCACAACCTTTCCGCGGTCTCGGCCGTGCTGGCCGACGACCCGAACAAGGTCGCCCAAGCGGCCGAAGACCTCAACGCGGTCGTCGGCGACGTGCAGAGCTTCGCCGCCGAGAACCGCGAGGCGATCGGCACCGCGTCGGACAAGCTCACGTCGATCAGCAACACGCTGGTAGCCAGCCTCGGCGACATCAAACAGACACTGCACATCAGCCCGACGGTGCTGCAGAACTTCAACAACATCTTTGAACCCGCCAACGGATCCCTAACCGGGGCCCTGGCGGGAAATAACATGGCCAACCCAATCGCCTTCTTGTGCGGAGCGATTCAGGCCGCGTCTCGATTGGGAGGCGAGCAAGCGGCGAAGCTCTGCGTGCAGTACATGGCGCCGATTGTGAAGAACCGCCAATACAACTATCCGCCGATAGGGGAGAACCTCTTCGTGGGCGCCCAGGCCAGGCCCAACGAGGTCACCTACAGCGAGGACTGGATGCGTCCCGACTACGTTCCGCCAGCGGGCGATTCGCCCCCCGCGGCCCCGCCGGCTCCCGACACGCCGGCGAGTGCGACCGTAGCGACCGATCCCGCTGCCGGTCTGCGCGGCCTGATGACGCCGCCGGGAGGTGGCTCGTGA
- a CDS encoding virulence factor Mce family protein — translation MASLLVIVTWASGCGWRGLNSLPLPGTQGNGPDSYVVQAQMPDVNNIQPNSRVRVADVTVGHVTKIERQGWHALVTMQLNGDVALPANATAKIGTTSLLGSYHIELAAPKDEPPQGKLRNGSVIPLAHGSAYPSTEQTLAALSLVLNGGGLGQVQDITEALSTALRGREQDLRSLIGQLDEFSAHLNDQSGDIIAATDSLNRLVGKFAAQQPVLDRALATVPDALAVLNAERDKLVEAADQLSKFTALTVDSVDKTKANLVKELRQVGPVLESLANAGPALTRSLSLLATFPFPNETFENFQRGDYANLTAIVDLTLSRIDQGLLTGTRWECHLTQLELQWGRTIGQFPSPCTAGYRGTPGNPLTTAYRWDQGP, via the coding sequence GTGGCGAGTCTGCTGGTGATCGTGACCTGGGCATCCGGCTGCGGCTGGCGCGGCCTGAATTCGCTGCCGCTGCCGGGCACGCAGGGCAACGGACCGGATTCCTATGTGGTGCAAGCCCAGATGCCCGATGTCAACAATATTCAGCCGAACTCGCGGGTCCGCGTCGCTGACGTGACGGTCGGGCATGTGACGAAAATCGAACGTCAGGGCTGGCACGCGCTGGTGACCATGCAACTCAACGGGGATGTCGCCCTGCCCGCCAACGCGACGGCCAAGATCGGTACGACCAGCTTGCTGGGCTCCTACCACATCGAACTCGCCGCACCGAAAGACGAACCGCCACAGGGAAAGCTACGCAACGGCTCCGTCATTCCGTTGGCACACGGCAGTGCCTATCCGAGCACCGAGCAGACTTTGGCGGCGCTGTCGCTGGTGCTCAATGGTGGTGGACTGGGCCAGGTCCAGGACATCACCGAGGCATTGAGCACCGCGCTCCGCGGTCGCGAGCAAGACCTGCGCAGCCTGATCGGGCAGCTGGACGAATTTTCCGCACACCTCAACGACCAGTCCGGTGACATCATCGCGGCCACCGACAGCCTCAACCGACTGGTCGGCAAGTTCGCCGCCCAGCAACCGGTCCTGGATCGCGCCCTGGCAACTGTCCCCGACGCCCTCGCGGTGCTCAACGCCGAGCGCGACAAGCTCGTTGAGGCCGCAGATCAGTTGAGCAAGTTCACTGCCCTGACCGTCGATTCGGTCGATAAGACCAAAGCGAACCTGGTCAAGGAACTACGGCAAGTCGGACCGGTGCTCGAGTCGCTCGCCAATGCCGGTCCGGCCCTGACACGTTCGCTGTCCCTGCTGGCGACCTTCCCGTTTCCGAATGAGACATTCGAGAATTTCCAACGTGGCGACTACGCCAACCTGACCGCGATCGTCGACCTCACGCTGAGCCGGATCGACCAGGGACTGTTGACCGGCACCCGGTGGGAGTGCCACCTGACCCAGCTCGAGCTCCAATGGGGTCGCACCATCGGCCAATTCCCCAGCCCGTGCACCGCCGGCTACCGCGGCACCCCCGGCAATCCGCTTACCACGGCCTATCGCTGGGACCAGGGGCCCTAG
- a CDS encoding MCE family protein, giving the protein MLHLPRRVILQLAIFTVIAMAVLAVTFLHFVKLPAMLFGVGRYTVKMELPEAGGLYGTGNVTYRGFEVGRVESVRLTDTGVQAVLSLKSGIDIPSDLRAEVHSHTAIGESYVELLPRNATSPPLRDGDVIPLADTSVPPDINALLSAANNALGAIPHDNLKTVVDESYIAVGGLGPELSRLIMGTSDLATDARKNLDPLVALIDQSQPVLDSQTRTSDEIARWASHLAAVTTELQTHDAAVGGVVDQGGPALGEVRQLIERVQPTLPVLLANLVSVGQVALTYQSDIEQLLVVFPMAIGADQAGIIANLNTKQAYRGQYLSFNLNLNLPPPCTTGFLPAQQRRVPTSEDYPRRPAGDLYCRVPQDSQLNVRGARNIPCETVPGKRAPTVKLCESNEQYVPLNDGYNWKGDPNATLSGQGIPQLPPGPEQGTAGNPGPGPAPPPVAAAQYDPATGTYTGPDGRQYTQSDLAQTAPKNKTWQTMLLPPGS; this is encoded by the coding sequence ATGTTGCATCTGCCGCGCCGCGTCATTCTGCAATTGGCCATCTTCACCGTGATTGCGATGGCCGTGCTGGCCGTCACTTTCCTGCATTTCGTCAAGCTGCCCGCCATGTTGTTCGGCGTCGGCCGCTACACGGTGAAGATGGAGCTACCGGAAGCCGGCGGGCTGTATGGGACCGGCAACGTCACCTATCGCGGCTTTGAAGTGGGCCGGGTGGAATCTGTGCGGCTGACCGACACGGGTGTCCAAGCGGTGCTGTCGCTCAAGTCGGGCATCGATATTCCATCGGACCTCAGGGCAGAGGTGCACAGCCACACGGCGATCGGCGAATCGTATGTCGAGTTGTTGCCCCGCAACGCCACGTCGCCACCGCTCAGGGACGGCGACGTCATTCCGCTCGCCGACACATCGGTCCCGCCCGACATCAACGCCCTGCTCAGCGCCGCGAACAATGCTCTGGGGGCCATACCGCACGACAACTTGAAAACGGTCGTCGACGAATCGTATATCGCGGTGGGCGGGCTCGGTCCGGAACTCTCGCGGCTGATCATGGGGACGTCGGACCTGGCGACCGATGCCCGCAAGAACCTCGATCCGCTGGTGGCGCTGATCGACCAATCGCAACCGGTATTGGACTCGCAGACCCGCACATCGGATGAAATCGCCCGGTGGGCATCGCATCTGGCCGCGGTAACCACCGAATTGCAGACCCACGACGCGGCCGTCGGCGGCGTCGTAGACCAGGGTGGCCCCGCGTTGGGCGAGGTGCGCCAGCTGATCGAACGCGTGCAACCCACCTTGCCCGTCCTGCTGGCCAACCTCGTCAGCGTCGGCCAAGTCGCACTCACCTACCAAAGCGACATCGAACAGCTGTTGGTGGTGTTCCCGATGGCCATCGGCGCCGACCAGGCAGGCATCATTGCCAACCTGAACACCAAGCAGGCGTATCGGGGCCAGTATCTGAGCTTCAACCTCAACCTCAACCTGCCGCCGCCGTGCACCACCGGATTCCTCCCGGCCCAACAGCGGCGCGTCCCCACGTCCGAGGACTACCCGCGCCGCCCGGCCGGCGACCTGTATTGCCGGGTCCCGCAGGACTCGCAGCTCAACGTCCGTGGCGCCCGAAACATCCCGTGTGAGACCGTGCCCGGCAAGCGTGCACCCACGGTGAAGTTGTGCGAGAGCAACGAACAGTACGTGCCACTCAACGACGGCTACAACTGGAAAGGCGACCCCAACGCCACGTTGTCCGGTCAGGGCATCCCCCAACTGCCACCCGGACCGGAGCAGGGGACGGCGGGCAACCCCGGACCGGGGCCGGCGCCGCCACCCGTCGCCGCAGCCCAGTACGACCCGGCCACCGGCACCTATACCGGACCGGACGGCCGCCAGTACACGCAATCCGACCTGGCTCAAACCGCGCCGAAAAACAAGACGTGGCAAACGATGTTGCTGCCCCCGGGGAGCTGA
- a CDS encoding mammalian cell entry protein: MSVTTDPAPAVTASQASEGVEQLAAESGAAEPVNGPPARAGKATPVRRALLFGLAAIVALATLLCWLGFRVHQSQQAQAQRDQFLRAARQVALNLTTIDWRHADADVHRILDSATGEFYNDFSKRSTPFVEVLQQAKATTVGTVTEAGLESQTPDTAQALVGVSVQTSNAGEADPVPRLWRMRITVQRIGDQVKVCNVGFVQ; encoded by the coding sequence ATGTCGGTGACAACTGATCCCGCACCGGCCGTGACGGCCAGCCAGGCCAGCGAGGGCGTCGAGCAACTTGCCGCCGAATCCGGTGCGGCCGAACCGGTTAACGGCCCGCCGGCCCGGGCGGGAAAAGCCACGCCGGTCCGCCGCGCGCTACTGTTCGGGCTCGCCGCCATCGTCGCCTTGGCGACGTTGCTGTGTTGGTTAGGATTTCGTGTCCACCAGTCGCAGCAGGCGCAGGCCCAACGTGATCAATTTCTGCGAGCGGCCAGGCAGGTCGCGCTGAACCTGACGACCATCGACTGGCGGCATGCCGACGCCGATGTGCATCGCATCCTGGACAGCGCGACCGGGGAGTTCTACAACGACTTCTCCAAGCGTTCAACTCCATTCGTGGAGGTGCTTCAGCAAGCCAAGGCCACCACGGTCGGCACCGTTACCGAAGCGGGGCTGGAGTCGCAAACCCCGGACACAGCCCAGGCGCTGGTGGGCGTGTCGGTGCAAACGTCCAATGCCGGTGAGGCCGACCCGGTTCCGCGGCTATGGCGAATGCGGATCACGGTCCAGAGGATCGGTGATCAGGTCAAGGTCTGCAACGTTGGGTTCGTGCAATGA
- a CDS encoding DUF732 domain-containing protein, whose translation MQHNRFQHRSERPLAAVAVAGALLLAVVPPNAHADVVAYLLNVTVRPGYHFADADAALAYGHGICDKISQGRSYAQVMADVKDDFNTSDEFQASYLISQAVNELCPALIWQLRRSASD comes from the coding sequence ATGCAGCACAACCGGTTCCAACACCGATCCGAAAGGCCGCTCGCGGCTGTGGCGGTGGCGGGTGCACTATTGCTCGCAGTGGTTCCGCCGAACGCACACGCCGATGTGGTGGCCTATCTGCTCAACGTGACGGTGCGTCCCGGCTATCACTTCGCCGATGCCGATGCCGCGTTGGCGTACGGACATGGCATCTGCGACAAGATATCTCAGGGACGCAGCTACGCACAGGTCATGGCCGACGTCAAGGACGACTTCAATACTTCCGATGAATTCCAGGCCTCGTACCTGATCAGTCAGGCGGTCAACGAGCTGTGCCCCGCCTTGATCTGGCAGCTGCGAAGGTCCGCGTCCGACTGA
- a CDS encoding CAP domain-containing protein, which produces MSHRILIVSALSAMAAAVSGAPVAQADNKRLNDSVVANVFTVQHQAGCTNDVKISPQLQLAAQWHTVDVLNNRNLDGDIGSDGSTPQDRANAAGFHGKVAETVAINPATAISGIELINQWYYNPGYFAIMSNCANSQIGVWSENSPDRTVVVAVYGEPDRPLAAPPKATPIGPPPAVALQENVPLDPSPDYDASDEIEYGLNWLPWILRGVYPPPAIPPQ; this is translated from the coding sequence ATGAGTCATCGCATCCTGATCGTGTCCGCGCTGTCCGCCATGGCCGCCGCCGTTTCGGGCGCACCCGTCGCACAAGCCGACAACAAGCGGCTCAACGACAGCGTGGTCGCCAACGTCTTCACCGTTCAGCACCAAGCCGGCTGCACCAATGACGTCAAGATCAGCCCGCAGCTACAACTGGCCGCGCAATGGCACACCGTCGATGTGCTGAACAACCGGAACCTCGACGGCGACATCGGTTCCGATGGGTCCACGCCACAAGACCGTGCGAACGCCGCAGGTTTCCACGGCAAGGTCGCCGAAACAGTGGCTATCAACCCGGCCACGGCGATCAGCGGCATCGAGTTGATCAACCAGTGGTACTACAACCCCGGCTATTTCGCGATCATGTCCAACTGCGCCAACAGTCAGATCGGGGTTTGGTCGGAGAATTCCCCGGATCGGACGGTCGTGGTGGCCGTTTACGGGGAACCGGATCGACCTTTAGCGGCACCCCCCAAGGCAACGCCGATCGGGCCGCCGCCCGCCGTGGCCCTGCAGGAGAACGTTCCACTCGACCCCAGCCCCGACTACGACGCCAGTGACGAGATCGAATACGGCCTCAACTGGCTGCCGTGGATCCTGCGCGGGGTGTACCCGCCGCCCGCCATACCACCGCAGTAG
- a CDS encoding nitronate monooxygenase family protein, which yields MTYIAGARLAAAVSNAGALGIIETTSEQGRADLRGVRDLTDRPVGANIALIMNRDPATVDLLVANGIRFVTTSAGDPALFTGRLHDAGITVFHVVGTLAAARKAVDAGVDGLVVEGVEGGGFKNRFGASTMVLLPLVAAHVDVPIVAAGGICDARSMAAAFVLGAEGVQMGTRLLASADSPVHGNVKRAVVAADETSTVLLPLDGNRMMRVIRTAAAERLDAATSSGEGAAALQRVQRLYFDGDMDASVANTGQVAGRIQDVPPAADIITRMWAGCREVLAATADRLGPGRA from the coding sequence ATGACCTATATCGCCGGGGCCCGGCTGGCCGCGGCGGTGTCCAATGCGGGCGCGCTGGGCATCATCGAGACGACATCCGAGCAGGGCCGAGCCGATCTGCGGGGCGTCCGAGACCTCACCGACCGTCCGGTGGGCGCGAACATCGCGCTGATCATGAACCGCGACCCGGCGACCGTGGATCTTCTGGTAGCCAACGGCATTCGCTTCGTCACCACCTCGGCCGGCGATCCGGCGCTGTTCACCGGCCGGCTCCACGATGCCGGCATCACCGTGTTCCATGTGGTGGGCACCCTCGCGGCGGCCCGCAAAGCCGTCGACGCCGGAGTGGACGGGCTCGTGGTTGAGGGCGTCGAGGGCGGCGGGTTCAAGAACCGGTTCGGAGCGTCGACCATGGTGCTGCTGCCGTTGGTGGCGGCCCATGTCGACGTGCCCATCGTGGCCGCTGGCGGGATCTGTGACGCGCGCTCGATGGCGGCCGCTTTCGTTCTCGGCGCCGAAGGTGTGCAGATGGGAACGCGGCTGCTGGCCTCGGCCGATTCCCCGGTGCACGGCAACGTCAAGCGGGCGGTCGTGGCGGCCGACGAGACGTCCACCGTGCTCCTACCCCTCGACGGCAACCGCATGATGCGTGTCATCCGGACGGCCGCCGCCGAGAGGCTGGACGCCGCAACGTCTTCCGGCGAGGGCGCCGCGGCGCTGCAACGGGTACAGCGGCTCTACTTCGACGGGGACATGGATGCCAGCGTCGCCAACACCGGTCAGGTGGCCGGGCGGATCCAAGACGTCCCGCCGGCGGCGGACATCATCACGCGGATGTGGGCGGGGTGCCGGGAAGTGCTGGCGGCCACCGCGGATCGGCTCGGCCCCGGCCGGGCCTAG
- a CDS encoding NYN domain-containing protein, translating into MRWIVDGMNVIGSRPDGWWKDRGRAMVALVESLDRWASAQGDDVIVVFERPPSTPITSPVIEIAYAPRAAANSADDEIVRRVHADPHPHDIRVVTSDKGLSDRVTGLGASVHPAASFRDLIDPRVS; encoded by the coding sequence GTGCGCTGGATTGTGGACGGCATGAACGTGATCGGCAGCCGCCCTGACGGGTGGTGGAAAGACCGCGGGCGCGCCATGGTCGCCCTGGTCGAAAGCCTCGACCGATGGGCCTCGGCTCAAGGAGATGACGTGATCGTGGTATTCGAGCGCCCCCCGTCGACCCCGATCACCTCGCCCGTCATCGAGATCGCTTATGCGCCCAGGGCGGCGGCGAACTCGGCTGACGACGAGATCGTCCGGCGCGTCCACGCCGACCCCCACCCACACGACATTCGGGTGGTGACTTCGGACAAAGGGCTCAGCGACCGCGTCACAGGCTTGGGCGCGTCCGTGCACCCCGCTGCAAGCTTCCGCGATCTGATCGACCCGCGCGTCTCATGA
- a CDS encoding acyl-CoA dehydrogenase family protein encodes MTSIADTDDRVVSLARGMRDLVRAEAAESERARTLTPAIVDEMWASGLMSAFNPVEAGGVEPSFTEMIETWIEMAWQDGSFGWVGIANLPSSFAAAAYLPDEGFAEVFTANGNRVTTGGQFFPNGQGSAVDGGYLVNGSWNFGSGIGHSQYVAAGFLPMDNGEMRWITEGFPEMRVAVIPRDQISFNDGWFVQGLKGTGSYDYSAQEVFVPASRTFELFVRQPHRGTSPATRMGLMPVTAAGHASWALGVAKSMLDDVQELAATKFRMSDMASLASRPTFQKGLAHHRAAWRAARLLVLDAFTTAEAAVASGEELTPTLRADMRVAAVYATDTARSCAEWAHLVAGTSSIREGSRLERAFRDIYTGTQHAFISEKVAIDVAQIWLGIIEDQPGL; translated from the coding sequence ATGACGTCGATAGCCGACACCGATGACCGGGTTGTCTCGCTCGCCCGGGGAATGCGCGATCTGGTGCGCGCCGAGGCCGCTGAATCCGAGCGGGCGCGCACCCTGACCCCCGCGATCGTCGACGAGATGTGGGCGAGCGGGCTGATGTCCGCGTTCAACCCGGTCGAGGCCGGCGGTGTCGAACCGTCGTTCACCGAGATGATCGAGACGTGGATCGAGATGGCTTGGCAGGACGGCTCTTTCGGTTGGGTCGGCATCGCCAACCTGCCGTCTTCCTTCGCCGCCGCGGCGTATCTGCCCGACGAGGGTTTCGCCGAGGTGTTCACGGCGAATGGCAACCGAGTCACGACGGGCGGCCAGTTCTTCCCCAACGGGCAGGGATCCGCCGTCGACGGTGGCTATCTGGTGAACGGCTCGTGGAACTTCGGCTCGGGCATCGGCCACTCCCAGTACGTCGCGGCCGGGTTCCTGCCCATGGACAACGGCGAAATGCGCTGGATCACCGAAGGCTTCCCCGAGATGCGGGTCGCGGTGATTCCCCGGGATCAGATCAGCTTCAACGACGGCTGGTTCGTGCAGGGGCTCAAGGGAACCGGGTCCTACGACTACAGCGCCCAAGAGGTGTTCGTGCCGGCGAGCCGCACCTTCGAGCTGTTCGTGCGTCAGCCGCATCGCGGGACGTCGCCGGCGACGCGAATGGGGCTGATGCCGGTCACCGCCGCGGGTCACGCGTCCTGGGCGCTCGGCGTCGCCAAGAGCATGCTCGACGATGTCCAGGAGCTGGCGGCGACGAAGTTCCGGATGAGTGACATGGCATCGCTGGCCAGCCGCCCGACCTTCCAGAAGGGGCTGGCGCACCACCGCGCGGCCTGGCGCGCCGCGCGTCTGCTGGTGCTCGATGCGTTCACCACCGCGGAGGCCGCGGTCGCGTCGGGGGAGGAGCTCACGCCCACCCTGCGCGCGGACATGCGGGTGGCGGCGGTCTACGCGACCGACACCGCCCGCAGCTGCGCCGAGTGGGCTCACCTGGTCGCAGGCACCAGTTCGATCCGTGAGGGCAGCCGGCTGGAGCGGGCCTTCCGCGACATCTATACCGGGACGCAGCACGCCTTCATCAGCGAGAAAGTCGCCATCGACGTCGCGCAGATATGGCTCGGCATCATCGAAGACCAGCCGGGGCTGTGA